ATACTGAAAACTTCAAAAACGAGATAGATGTTCCAGGGAAATAATCGTTTTTACTAGGATTGGTTTGATCCATTCAAACGTTCAACCGGCTCGTTCACCCACACCGTCTTGCTTGCAGCGTCATCCCGTTTACCCGGTTTTGCATCCATATCAGGGAAGCCCAGATAGATAAATCCTAGCATTTTATCTTTCTCCCGAAGGCCGAACGCCTCATTCATCAACGGATGAAAACATGGATCGCCAGTTCTCCATACAGCACCAAGACCAAGGGCATGAGCCTGAAGCAGCATATTTTGAATTGCCGCAAATACAGCGCCATACTCCTCAAGCTCAATGACTTTAGGGTCGTCGGAAGGAACCACAGCTACACCGATGACAACCGGTGAACGCATCGCTTTACTCAGCGCCGATTCCCGCGCGGCAGCCACTTCCTCTTCCGTCTTCTCGCCTGCCTTACTCTGAGCAATATCAGCCAGAGCATTACCCAGCAGTTCACGGCCTCCCTCTCTCATCACGAAAAAACGCCACGGTTCCGTATGTTTGTGGTTGGGCGCCCATGTTCCGGCTTCTAGAATTTGTTCAATGCTTTCCTGCGGTACCGGGTCC
Above is a window of Paenibacillus uliginis N3/975 DNA encoding:
- a CDS encoding nitroreductase family protein, encoding MNVVEAIRTRRSVGKVKQDPVPQESIEQILEAGTWAPNHKHTEPWRFFVMREGGRELLGNALADIAQSKAGEKTEEEVAAARESALSKAMRSPVVIGVAVVPSDDPKVIELEEYGAVFAAIQNMLLQAHALGLGAVWRTGDPCFHPLMNEAFGLREKDKMLGFIYLGFPDMDAKPGKRDDAASKTVWVNEPVERLNGSNQS